In Mucilaginibacter sp. KACC 22063, the genomic stretch TTAGCCCACCTGTTAAAGCGCTGGGTATTATCTTCAAAATAGCCCATGTCCATCACAAAGTTAAGGTACTGCGCTACAGTGGTAGATTGGCCAATGGCGTAGCCTGCCTGTGCGCCATCATAAATAGCCGCGGTGTAAACAGTTGTGGTGGTTGCTGATGACATTGGCCCCCAGTATTTACCAAATTCTTTTAAGAGATTGGTGTAATTGGTATTTGCAGCGGTACTGCCCATGTGTTCTACATCAAGCGAGATGCCGTCCATACCTAATTGCGTAGTTACGCAGGTGTTAAGAAATGCGGCAAACTGGGTATAAGTTTGTTTGGTGCCGTTGTATGTGGTAAAAGGTGTGGTAGTATTCCATGAGTTGGCGTCGTCAACGTTCATTAACACTTTCACACCTCTTGATTGCAGCGTTTTAATATCAGAAAGTATAGAACGGTAGTTTTTATAATAACCGCTCAGCATAATGGAACTGCTGCTGCCATAATGTGCCGTGTCTGCAAGCTCCCAGGCAGAGCCTTCAAATACAATCACAATGTTGGCATCCTTAGCAAAATCAAGCATGCTTAGTTTAACTTTAGGTGTGCCGGTTGGTGTGGCATCAAATGTGTAATAGGCCACTTTGTTATTACCAGATGCTGGTATAGGCGTAGTAGATGTCAGTTGCTGATTTACCTGAACATCTTTAAGTTTTGCTGCGCTTGGCGAGATCATGTCCGACTTTTTACAAGATGCTAAAAAGGACAGGGTGAGTACTGATGCAACCAGCCAATAATAGCCACGGCTGATAGCATGAAAAGGTCTAAGTGTTTTCATTGGGGTAAGGAAAAATGTTTTTGTTAGTTAATAATTGGTTGGCGGGTTGCCTGGAAGTTAAGCCCAGCTTGCGCTAAAATTAATTAATATTATTATATGAAATAATTATTTCTATAGATAATTTATACATATTGCTGTGTTGATAATACACTTAATCAGGCTATTTAATATTTGAATATAGGCTTCTGTAATTCGTTAAATCGATTTACTTAGTGTACTGAATAAGCTCAAGATTAAACGCTAACTAGCTGATCTGAAATTAGAATTCTCTAATGTTGGATTAGAATCCTCTAATGTACGATGTACTGATTTTGAGCCTACTTATTTTTGTATGGAAATTTTTTCATATGAATATTCTTTTGATAGAAGATGAGTCAAAAGTAGCGGCCTTCATTAAAAAAGGTTTAGAAGAGCAGCTTCATAACGTCACTTTAGCTTATGATGGCTTAATGGGAGTTAAGCTGGCTTTAGAGAATGATTTTGACCTTGTTATTTTAGATGTAGTACTCCCGTATACAAGCGGCTTTGAGGTTTGTAAACAGATACGGCAGTTTAAAATGGAACTCCCTATCCTGATGTTAAGTGCTTTAGGCACTGTTACAGATAAAGTGACAGGACTTGAAAATGGCGCTGACGATTATCTAACCAAGCCTTTCCATTTTGAAGAACTGCTTGCCCGTATCAATGCTTTAGACCGCCGCAGAAACAAAGTATTGCCTGGTACTTACTTTGAGATTGAAGATCTGCGTATGGATTGCTATCGCAAAACTGTTACCCGCGCCGGTAATTTAATTATGCTTACGGTAAAGGAGTTTACGCTGCTGGAAACCTTAATGTTCAATAAAAATAGGGTGCTGTCAAGGGCTTACATTGCCGAAGCTGTTTGGGGTATCAACTTTAACAGGGGTACCAACCTGATAGATGTATACATCAATTATCTGCGTACCAAGATCGACAAAGGCTATCCTAAGCAATTGATCCATACTATAGTGGGC encodes the following:
- a CDS encoding EndoS/ChiA family endoglycosidase, whose protein sequence is MKTLRPFHAISRGYYWLVASVLTLSFLASCKKSDMISPSAAKLKDVQVNQQLTSTTPIPASGNNKVAYYTFDATPTGTPKVKLSMLDFAKDANIVIVFEGSAWELADTAHYGSSSSIMLSGYYKNYRSILSDIKTLQSRGVKVLMNVDDANSWNTTTPFTTYNGTKQTYTQFAAFLNTCVTTQLGMDGISLDVEHMGSTAANTNYTNLLKEFGKYWGPMSSATTTTVYTAAIYDGAQAGYAIGQSTTVAQYLNFVMDMGYFEDNTQRFNRWANYIGASKTMIALSKDYNSLSSGIAAAQYQPANGTKAGISVYAANVDSAYCNPVFRALKTGSTTTSGAVFYQDTQYGGTATTAIPKGNYTSSQLKTYGFTSKWASSVTLPSGWKVIMYSGDNFTGTSWTLTASNADFTKLSPSANDLVTSIKIQ
- a CDS encoding response regulator; this translates as MNILLIEDESKVAAFIKKGLEEQLHNVTLAYDGLMGVKLALENDFDLVILDVVLPYTSGFEVCKQIRQFKMELPILMLSALGTVTDKVTGLENGADDYLTKPFHFEELLARINALDRRRNKVLPGTYFEIEDLRMDCYRKTVTRAGNLIMLTVKEFTLLETLMFNKNRVLSRAYIAEAVWGINFNRGTNLIDVYINYLRTKIDKGYPKQLIHTIVGMGYMIRD